The following coding sequences lie in one Streptomyces venezuelae genomic window:
- a CDS encoding SMP-30/gluconolactonase/LRE family protein, with product MSGNDSTSLYEILDERFRTGRCANGDDRLEQLYGGCRWAEGPLYLPAWRQLVWSDIPNDRLLRWDESTGAVSVFRSPAGHVNGNTLDREGRLISCEQGNRRVTRTEPDGRITVLAERYEGKRLNSPNDAVVRSDGSVWFSDPDFGITSDYEGHRAEPEIDGLNVYRIDPSTGEVRLVADGFGAPNGLVFSPDERQLYVSDTRGGCIRVFDVRENGTLSDGKVFAEAKDDVSRFDNIRFDDGGRLWAAAIEGGVHCYDPDGTLIGRLRVPEPVSNITFGGPKNNRLFITATSSLYSLVMAVTGLPRVRR from the coding sequence ATGTCCGGCAATGACAGCACTTCCCTGTACGAGATCCTGGACGAGCGATTCCGCACCGGACGGTGCGCGAACGGCGACGACCGGCTGGAGCAGCTGTACGGGGGCTGCCGGTGGGCCGAGGGACCGCTCTACCTCCCCGCCTGGCGCCAGCTCGTCTGGAGCGACATCCCGAACGACCGGCTGCTGCGGTGGGACGAGTCGACGGGCGCGGTCTCCGTCTTCCGCTCCCCCGCCGGGCACGTCAACGGCAACACCCTCGACCGGGAGGGCCGCCTCATCAGCTGCGAGCAGGGCAACCGGCGGGTCACGCGCACGGAACCGGACGGCCGGATCACGGTGCTCGCCGAGCGGTACGAGGGGAAGCGGCTGAACAGCCCCAACGACGCGGTCGTCCGCTCGGATGGATCGGTGTGGTTCTCGGACCCGGACTTCGGGATCACCAGCGACTACGAGGGACACCGCGCCGAGCCCGAGATCGACGGCCTCAACGTGTACCGGATCGACCCGTCGACGGGTGAGGTGCGCCTGGTCGCGGACGGTTTCGGAGCGCCGAACGGGCTCGTCTTCTCGCCCGACGAGCGGCAGTTGTACGTGTCCGACACGCGCGGCGGCTGCATCCGGGTCTTCGACGTGCGCGAGAACGGCACGCTCTCCGACGGGAAGGTGTTCGCCGAGGCGAAGGACGACGTCAGCCGGTTCGACAACATCCGCTTCGACGACGGCGGCCGCTTGTGGGCGGCCGCCATCGAGGGAGGGGTGCACTGCTACGACCCCGACGGCACCCTCATCGGGCGACTGAGGGTGCCGGAGCCGGTCTCCAACATCACGTTCGGCGGCCCGAAGAACAACCGGCTCTTCATCACGGCGACCAGCTCGCTGTACTCACTGGTCATGGCCGTCACCGGACTGCCGCGCGTGCGCCGCTGA
- a CDS encoding lytic polysaccharide monooxygenase, translating into MRKKLTSLLLGLGLAGSAMLATSGSAQAHGYTDSPVSRQQLCGNGTVRNCGQIQWEPPSVEGPKGFPARGPADGHICSGGIGRFSELDDPRGGKWPTTKLTAGQNHTFVWRITARHATTDFRYYITKDGWDPNKPLTRADLDPQPFLSVPFGGRQPGSTVTHSGLLPQKSGQHIILGVWTIADTGNAFYACSDVRF; encoded by the coding sequence ATGCGCAAGAAGCTCACCTCGTTACTCCTGGGCCTCGGCCTCGCGGGATCGGCCATGCTGGCCACCAGCGGCAGCGCCCAGGCCCACGGCTACACCGATTCGCCCGTCAGCCGCCAGCAGCTGTGCGGCAACGGCACCGTCCGCAACTGCGGGCAGATCCAGTGGGAGCCGCCGAGCGTGGAGGGCCCCAAGGGGTTCCCCGCGCGTGGGCCCGCCGACGGCCACATCTGCTCGGGCGGCATCGGGCGCTTCTCCGAACTGGACGACCCGCGAGGCGGCAAGTGGCCCACCACCAAACTGACGGCGGGCCAGAACCACACCTTCGTCTGGCGCATCACCGCCCGCCACGCCACGACCGACTTCCGCTACTACATCACCAAGGACGGCTGGGACCCGAACAAGCCGCTGACCAGGGCCGATCTGGACCCGCAGCCGTTCCTCTCGGTGCCCTTCGGCGGCCGTCAGCCCGGCTCCACGGTCACCCACAGCGGCCTCCTGCCCCAGAAGTCCGGCCAGCACATCATCCTCGGCGTGTGGACCATCGCGGACACCGGCAACGCCTTCTACGCCTGCTCCGACGTCCGCTTCTGA
- a CDS encoding PP2C family protein-serine/threonine phosphatase, producing MQTAARTGPDFPWSGAPYPVLVVDAAGFLEQCNAAAQVLLPAARPGARLDAVVPPWLAAAHAATHLPGPRVVQESDAPLSGAIEGRRFEAHPSVRDDGTIAWWLVDQTDHQLAREALQMERERTAFLAKASSTLLSSLNLGRCMDVTAQMAAENLADAALAIAPARGHRLPVVTCLRGGTPTTSEQTVDPDEVPGLGEALRGFPPVPSRWIDPSAAPEWMIPEGFGPIGAIVITPLPGHGVPAGALVLLRKEGSVGFTEKEEVFARLFAARSGAAMSAARLYAEQTAITEVLMRELLPPTLQHISGVDFAGRYRPSADHERIGGDFYDVHPAAVEGEPSLVTLGDVCGKGLEAAVLTGKIRNTLHALLPMADDHQRMLTLLNTALLNSHHTRFATLVLASAVRRDDEVHLRLTSAGHPPPLIVRADGTVEEADTRGTLVGAMPNVPARTTAVTLAPGETCLLYTDGITEAQGGPMGDAQFGEARLRRALAGCAGMPSEGIVEHVQMLASQWLGNRRHDDMAVVAISAPRTHHLSAVNGRTRGRYTA from the coding sequence ATGCAGACCGCCGCACGCACGGGGCCGGACTTCCCGTGGAGCGGAGCCCCCTACCCGGTCCTGGTCGTCGACGCGGCCGGGTTCCTCGAGCAGTGCAACGCCGCCGCACAGGTACTCCTGCCCGCCGCCCGCCCCGGGGCGCGCCTCGACGCCGTGGTCCCGCCCTGGCTGGCCGCCGCCCACGCAGCGACACACCTGCCCGGACCACGCGTCGTACAGGAATCGGACGCCCCACTCTCCGGAGCGATCGAAGGGCGCCGTTTCGAAGCACACCCGAGTGTGCGGGACGACGGCACCATCGCCTGGTGGCTCGTGGACCAGACGGACCATCAGCTCGCCCGAGAAGCACTCCAGATGGAGAGAGAGCGGACCGCCTTCCTGGCGAAGGCGTCCAGCACCCTGCTCTCCTCCCTCAACCTCGGGCGCTGCATGGACGTCACCGCCCAGATGGCCGCCGAGAACCTCGCCGACGCGGCGCTCGCCATCGCACCGGCACGCGGCCACCGCCTGCCCGTGGTCACCTGCCTGCGCGGCGGCACCCCCACCACGTCGGAACAGACGGTCGACCCCGACGAGGTCCCCGGCCTCGGCGAGGCCCTGCGCGGCTTCCCTCCCGTCCCCTCCCGCTGGATCGACCCGTCGGCGGCACCGGAGTGGATGATCCCCGAAGGCTTCGGCCCCATCGGAGCCATAGTGATCACCCCGCTGCCCGGCCACGGCGTCCCGGCCGGTGCGCTCGTCCTGCTGCGCAAGGAGGGCAGCGTCGGCTTCACCGAGAAGGAAGAGGTCTTCGCCCGCCTCTTCGCCGCACGGTCCGGCGCCGCCATGTCGGCCGCCCGGCTCTACGCCGAACAGACCGCCATCACCGAAGTGCTGATGCGGGAGCTGCTGCCCCCGACCCTGCAGCACATCAGCGGAGTGGACTTCGCGGGGCGCTACCGTCCCTCCGCCGACCACGAGCGGATCGGCGGGGACTTCTACGACGTACACCCCGCCGCCGTCGAGGGCGAGCCCTCACTCGTGACGCTGGGCGACGTCTGCGGAAAGGGCCTGGAGGCGGCCGTCCTCACCGGCAAGATCCGCAACACCCTGCACGCGTTGCTGCCGATGGCCGACGACCACCAGCGGATGCTCACCCTGCTCAACACCGCGTTGCTCAACTCCCACCACACCCGCTTCGCGACACTCGTCCTCGCCTCCGCCGTCCGCAGGGACGACGAAGTGCACCTGCGGCTGACCAGCGCCGGCCATCCGCCCCCGCTGATCGTCCGCGCCGACGGCACGGTCGAGGAAGCCGACACCCGCGGCACCCTGGTCGGGGCCATGCCGAACGTCCCCGCCCGCACCACCGCGGTCACCCTCGCCCCGGGCGAGACCTGCCTCCTGTACACCGACGGGATCACCGAGGCCCAGGGCGGCCCCATGGGCGACGCGCAGTTCGGCGAAGCACGCCTCAGGCGCGCCCTGGCCGGCTGCGCCGGGATGCCGTCGGAGGGCATCGTGGAACATGTCCAGATGCTCGCCTCCCAGTGGCTCGGCAACCGACGCCACGACGACATGGCCGTCGTCGCCATCTCGGCGCCCCGCACGCACCATCTGAGTGCGGTGAACGGCCGCACTCGGGGCAGGTACACGGCATGA
- a CDS encoding SDR family NAD(P)-dependent oxidoreductase → MRAGRSGTRVALVTGGGGGIGGAVARRLADEGAAVAVVDRDDAAETVARDIRAGGGHAEAFLCDVSDEEEVPALVKEVVGRLGDITDVCCVAGSIRRGTVRDLSLADWHGSFADNVDSVFLVCRAVLPLMERAGRGSIVTVASGWGLRAGEKAAAYCTAKAGVVMLTQAMALDHSPAGIRVNCVAPGDTRTPMLAREARQLGQSDADFLAEAADRPLGRIGTPEDIAAAVAFLAGPDADFVTGSVLSVDGGGSI, encoded by the coding sequence ATGAGGGCGGGGCGGTCCGGCACCCGGGTGGCGCTGGTCACCGGAGGGGGCGGCGGCATCGGCGGCGCCGTGGCGCGTCGGCTCGCCGACGAGGGCGCGGCCGTCGCGGTCGTCGACCGGGACGACGCCGCGGAGACCGTGGCCCGGGACATCCGCGCCGGCGGCGGGCACGCCGAGGCGTTCCTGTGCGACGTCTCCGACGAGGAGGAGGTGCCGGCCCTCGTGAAGGAGGTCGTGGGCCGGCTCGGCGACATCACCGACGTGTGCTGTGTGGCGGGGAGCATCCGGCGCGGGACGGTGCGGGACCTGTCCCTGGCGGACTGGCACGGGTCGTTCGCGGACAACGTGGACTCGGTGTTCCTCGTATGCCGTGCGGTGCTGCCGCTGATGGAGCGGGCGGGGCGCGGCAGCATCGTCACCGTGGCCTCGGGGTGGGGGCTGCGCGCCGGGGAGAAGGCGGCCGCGTACTGCACGGCGAAGGCCGGTGTGGTGATGCTGACGCAGGCGATGGCACTGGACCACAGCCCCGCGGGCATCCGGGTCAACTGCGTCGCCCCGGGCGACACGCGCACGCCGATGCTGGCCCGCGAGGCACGTCAACTGGGTCAGTCGGACGCGGACTTCCTCGCCGAGGCCGCCGACCGGCCGCTGGGCCGGATCGGCACGCCCGAGGACATAGCGGCCGCGGTCGCCTTCCTGGCAGGCCCCGACGCCGATTTCGTCACGGGGAGCGTGCTGTCCGTCGACGGCGGGGGCAGTATCTGA
- a CDS encoding B12-binding domain-containing protein, translating into MSTSTPSRPRTAAPPSALADQLWEAVSVGDEYTATEVLLGALDDGADPESVLVDVIAAVQSRVGEEWAANRLSIAQEHAATSINERAVAAVALHPAARRTPDRGRITVACVDGEWHALPARLLAEVLKLRGWRVDYLGAQVPVPHLISHLHTTQADAVALSGSIATRLPTAHAAITACQAVGVPVLVGGAAFGPGGRYARLLGADAWAPDAPAAADRLAEGHLPRPQADHQQLDDLPHLADQEYTMVTRSGDALVRTVFRALEDAFPAMRGYDEAQRERTAEDLAHIVEFLATALYLGDEDLFGWFISWTARILEARGVPVRSLPPALDLFLHELKDFPRASRILRRGLEALTTDHPTVPGTPV; encoded by the coding sequence ATGAGCACCAGCACCCCGTCCCGCCCCCGGACCGCCGCACCGCCCTCGGCGCTCGCCGACCAACTGTGGGAAGCCGTGTCGGTCGGCGACGAGTACACAGCCACCGAAGTCCTCCTGGGCGCCCTGGACGACGGCGCCGACCCCGAGTCCGTTCTCGTCGACGTGATCGCCGCCGTGCAGAGCAGAGTCGGCGAGGAATGGGCCGCGAACCGCCTCAGCATCGCCCAGGAACACGCCGCCACCTCCATCAACGAACGCGCCGTGGCCGCCGTGGCCCTGCACCCCGCCGCCCGAAGAACCCCCGACCGGGGCCGCATCACGGTGGCGTGCGTCGACGGCGAATGGCACGCCCTGCCCGCCCGGCTCCTCGCCGAGGTGCTCAAACTGCGCGGCTGGCGCGTCGACTACCTGGGCGCACAGGTTCCCGTCCCGCACCTCATCTCCCACCTGCACACCACGCAGGCCGACGCGGTCGCGCTGTCCGGCTCGATCGCCACCAGGCTCCCCACCGCGCACGCGGCGATCACCGCATGCCAGGCCGTCGGCGTCCCCGTCCTGGTCGGCGGCGCCGCGTTCGGACCGGGCGGCCGCTACGCACGCCTGCTCGGAGCCGACGCGTGGGCACCCGACGCCCCGGCCGCCGCCGACCGCCTCGCCGAGGGCCACCTGCCGCGCCCGCAGGCCGACCACCAGCAGCTGGACGACCTCCCGCACCTGGCCGACCAGGAATACACGATGGTCACCCGCAGCGGCGACGCACTGGTGCGCACCGTCTTCCGCGCCCTGGAGGACGCGTTCCCCGCCATGCGCGGCTACGACGAAGCGCAGCGCGAACGCACGGCGGAGGACCTCGCGCACATCGTCGAGTTCCTCGCCACCGCCCTCTATCTCGGGGACGAGGACCTCTTCGGCTGGTTCATCTCCTGGACCGCCCGGATCCTGGAGGCCCGAGGAGTGCCCGTGCGCTCCCTCCCCCCGGCGCTCGACCTCTTCCTGCACGAGCTGAAAGACTTCCCCCGGGCGTCCCGCATCCTGCGACGCGGACTCGAAGCCCTCACCACCGATCACCCCACCGTGCCTGGAACGCCCGTATGA
- a CDS encoding APC family permease, with protein MTPVEGATAATPGPPRLVRQLGTSGLVAHYVTSVMGAGVLLIPALAWAEAGPLSLVAWGVLILYSYPFALVFAKLSVGHPTSKGVARFVEAAFGARAGRIAAVFLLLTLLAGNPVLGLAAGRYLLAAVDPAASNRASLLAGAAVIVCCVALNLWGIRVSTRAQMVVLGSVVLLLAVVICLALPQGDYERLTPFAPHGWGSLGSTVLICFFGFIGWENAAPVAEEVRDPERTFPKGILYAVSCVGLLYFAMAFTVSVALPEASAGQSDLTAFVRLLQVATGSGLESTGYLVAGVLLLLTTNAWCLGTSRVVFALARDGILPARLSLLSRRGRVPARAVLALLPGYAVSVLLLLATDSSETTLIKASSATYLLVFLMAFLAAARLLPRGGAARLNLLLIATTVAMLPFFGVSVVIALAMLLLSVIAERRLRKRVPPSTDTGVLT; from the coding sequence ATGACACCGGTGGAGGGGGCCACGGCGGCGACGCCCGGGCCCCCTCGACTGGTCCGTCAGTTGGGCACCTCAGGGCTCGTCGCGCACTACGTCACGTCCGTGATGGGCGCGGGCGTCCTGCTGATCCCCGCCCTCGCGTGGGCGGAGGCAGGACCGCTGTCCCTCGTCGCGTGGGGGGTGCTGATCCTCTACAGCTACCCTTTCGCGCTCGTCTTCGCGAAGCTGTCGGTGGGGCATCCCACGAGCAAGGGCGTCGCGCGGTTCGTGGAAGCGGCGTTCGGTGCCCGTGCGGGCAGGATCGCCGCCGTCTTCCTGCTCCTCACGCTGCTCGCGGGCAATCCCGTCCTCGGGCTCGCGGCCGGCCGCTATCTGCTCGCGGCGGTCGACCCCGCGGCCTCCAACCGGGCGTCGCTCCTCGCGGGCGCCGCCGTCATCGTGTGCTGCGTCGCGCTCAACCTGTGGGGAATCAGGGTGAGTACCCGCGCCCAGATGGTGGTGCTGGGTTCCGTGGTGCTGCTGCTCGCCGTCGTCATCTGCCTTGCCCTGCCCCAAGGGGACTACGAACGCCTCACCCCGTTCGCCCCGCACGGCTGGGGTTCCCTCGGCAGCACGGTGCTCATCTGCTTCTTCGGATTCATCGGCTGGGAGAACGCGGCCCCGGTCGCCGAGGAGGTGCGGGATCCCGAACGCACCTTTCCCAAAGGAATTCTCTACGCCGTCAGTTGCGTGGGACTCCTGTATTTCGCCATGGCGTTCACCGTCTCCGTGGCCCTGCCCGAGGCATCCGCGGGCCAGTCCGACCTGACGGCGTTCGTACGGCTCCTGCAGGTGGCCACGGGCTCCGGACTCGAGAGCACCGGGTATCTCGTCGCGGGCGTCCTGCTGCTGCTCACCACCAACGCCTGGTGCCTGGGCACCTCCCGCGTCGTCTTCGCCCTCGCCCGGGACGGCATCCTGCCGGCCCGGCTCAGCCTGCTCTCCCGGCGGGGCAGGGTCCCGGCGCGCGCCGTCCTCGCGCTCCTGCCCGGGTACGCCGTGTCGGTGCTGCTGCTCCTGGCCACCGACTCCAGCGAGACGACGCTGATCAAGGCGTCGTCGGCCACCTATCTGCTCGTCTTCCTCATGGCCTTCCTCGCCGCCGCCCGCCTCCTCCCCCGGGGCGGCGCCGCCCGGCTGAACCTGCTGCTCATCGCGACGACCGTCGCGATGCTGCCGTTCTTCGGCGTCAGCGTCGTCATCGCGCTGGCGATGCTGCTCCTCTCCGTCATCGCCGAGCGCCGGCTGCGCAAGCGCGTCCCCCCGTCCACCGACACAGGAGTACTCACGTGA
- a CDS encoding Lrp/AsnC family transcriptional regulator, which translates to MDDIDRRLIALLQEDATISYAALGKGAGLSAGAAHERVRKLRERGVIRRTTVEVDPAALDRGVLAFVMVDSTAWMGESADAFAAIAEIQEAHVIAGSASVLVKVRTSTTEQLQDVLRRLYAIDGVSGTQATVSLETFFERPVSPLTG; encoded by the coding sequence GTGGATGACATCGACCGTCGGCTGATCGCCCTCCTCCAGGAGGACGCGACGATCTCGTACGCCGCGCTCGGCAAGGGAGCCGGTCTCTCCGCGGGCGCCGCCCACGAACGGGTGCGCAAGCTCCGCGAGCGCGGAGTCATCCGGCGCACGACCGTCGAGGTGGACCCGGCGGCGCTCGACCGCGGAGTGCTGGCCTTCGTGATGGTCGACTCGACGGCGTGGATGGGGGAGTCCGCCGACGCGTTCGCGGCCATCGCCGAGATACAGGAGGCCCACGTCATCGCGGGCAGCGCGTCGGTTCTGGTGAAGGTCCGCACGTCGACGACCGAACAACTCCAGGACGTGCTGCGTCGCCTCTACGCGATCGACGGCGTCAGCGGTACGCAGGCCACGGTCTCCCTCGAGACGTTCTTCGAACGCCCCGTCTCTCCGCTCACCGGCTGA
- a CDS encoding ornithine carbamoyltransferase has product MTVRHILRIQDLSAKEMCSLLDLADAMKRGDDSHAHLAGRCIGLLFNVPSTRTRVSFQVAATQLGAVSHPYGVEELRLANRESIEDTIGVLNRYLDALVVRWYDMNDYGAGHRRLRAMAERATIPVINALDDEEHPCQVLADLMTLRELYGAEVPSRRIVYAWSYSPRQKTPGVLHSSMMAAALLGHRVTVAHPPGFAPEERVTRAARDIAARTGASVDLTEDLEDAVRGCAAVYTLSWKSPTLVGQEEIQARTRLADRWRITEPLMRLAGDDAVFLDCMPTNRGEEVDADVKDGPRSRIFQQAENRLHTQKALLTQLFDGTLGGGGR; this is encoded by the coding sequence GTGACCGTGCGACACATCCTGCGGATACAGGACCTCTCGGCCAAGGAAATGTGCTCCCTGCTCGACCTCGCCGACGCGATGAAACGCGGCGACGACTCACACGCCCACCTGGCGGGCCGCTGCATAGGTCTGCTCTTCAACGTGCCGTCCACCAGGACCCGGGTCTCCTTCCAGGTCGCCGCCACCCAACTCGGCGCCGTCAGCCATCCGTACGGCGTGGAGGAGCTGCGGCTCGCCAACCGGGAGTCGATCGAGGACACCATCGGCGTACTCAACCGCTACCTCGACGCCCTCGTGGTGCGCTGGTACGACATGAACGACTACGGCGCCGGGCACCGCAGGCTGCGCGCGATGGCCGAGCGGGCCACGATCCCCGTCATCAACGCGCTGGACGACGAGGAGCACCCCTGTCAGGTCCTCGCCGACCTCATGACGTTGCGCGAACTGTACGGCGCGGAGGTTCCGTCCCGACGGATCGTGTACGCGTGGTCCTACTCCCCGCGGCAGAAGACCCCCGGCGTCCTGCACTCCTCCATGATGGCCGCGGCCCTCCTCGGCCACCGCGTCACCGTCGCCCACCCCCCCGGCTTCGCCCCCGAGGAGCGCGTGACCCGCGCCGCCCGGGACATCGCCGCACGTACCGGCGCGAGCGTCGACCTCACCGAGGACCTGGAGGACGCCGTCCGCGGGTGCGCCGCCGTGTACACCCTCAGCTGGAAGTCCCCCACCCTCGTCGGCCAGGAGGAGATCCAGGCGCGGACGCGGCTCGCGGACCGGTGGCGGATCACCGAACCGCTGATGCGGCTGGCGGGCGACGACGCGGTGTTCCTCGACTGCATGCCCACCAACCGGGGCGAGGAGGTCGACGCCGACGTCAAGGACGGACCACGGTCACGGATCTTCCAGCAGGCGGAGAACCGCCTGCACACCCAGAAGGCCCTGCTCACCCAGTTGTTCGACGGAACGCTCGGCGGAGGCGGACGATGA
- a CDS encoding STAS domain-containing protein — protein MTTLPPALRLATAGTADTVHIEITGDLDYDNAEYLLAEVTEQLGARPGLRDLHLHCAGVANVDSMGLSILLMIGRRTAETGTRLHLDDRPPNLERLLDLTGTLEYFTGAAAPDADPAPDGAL, from the coding sequence ATGACCACACTGCCCCCCGCACTCCGCCTGGCCACCGCGGGCACCGCGGACACCGTCCACATAGAGATCACCGGCGATCTCGACTACGACAACGCCGAGTACCTCCTGGCCGAGGTCACCGAACAGCTCGGCGCCCGGCCCGGCCTCCGGGACCTGCACCTGCACTGCGCGGGCGTCGCCAACGTCGACTCCATGGGCCTGTCGATCCTGCTGATGATCGGCCGCCGCACGGCGGAGACCGGCACACGTCTGCACCTGGACGACCGGCCCCCGAACCTGGAGCGTCTCCTCGACCTCACCGGCACGCTCGAATACTTCACGGGAGCGGCAGCCCCCGACGCGGACCCCGCCCCCGACGGCGCCCTCTGA
- a CDS encoding MFS transporter: MNALTEPAAAPGGARGSRPVRIGVLVTALLAACFAFQLNASMLSPALKNIEDSLGATSAEVGLTQTAFFTSAALFSLFLPRLGDLVGRRKVLAGMLALMVVGCVVAALAESVPMLFAGRVIQGVSGPTVPLCLIMLRNEVHEPKKYGTLLGVITAVNGGIAGVDSLAGGYLADHHGFQSVFWAMAGVAAIATLLVATLTPESKAAASADNADSRMDWPGVTALVVSVGAALIALNEAGKLGDANWPLVVGLLVVAALAFALFWRIEDRSSHPLVATRHLRQRSTWALLLTTVLTMTGVFAVMNGMIPAFAQDAQAGFGMSAEQSAWWTLTPYALAGLAMGPLAGRLAATYGYGRILRLGLIGSAVTVALMLFTLHADSRLLLLAASILIGVTYAGVGNIVLNGLGIVLSPKENPGFLPGLNAGAFNLGAGLSFAVLYAVQTAAEPADKTSPAGYTAGMIAGVALIAAAFATSFLIPKPVAAEATE, encoded by the coding sequence ATGAACGCCCTCACCGAACCCGCCGCCGCCCCGGGCGGCGCCCGCGGCTCCCGTCCCGTGCGCATCGGCGTCCTGGTCACCGCGCTCCTCGCGGCCTGCTTCGCCTTCCAGCTCAACGCGAGCATGCTCAGCCCCGCCCTGAAGAACATCGAGGACTCCCTCGGCGCGACCTCCGCCGAGGTGGGCCTCACCCAGACCGCGTTCTTCACGTCGGCCGCGCTCTTCTCGCTCTTCCTGCCACGCCTCGGCGACCTCGTCGGACGGCGCAAGGTGCTCGCGGGCATGCTCGCGCTCATGGTCGTCGGTTGCGTCGTCGCCGCCCTCGCCGAGAGCGTGCCGATGCTCTTCGCGGGCCGCGTCATCCAGGGCGTCTCGGGACCCACCGTGCCGCTCTGCCTCATCATGCTGCGCAACGAGGTCCACGAGCCGAAGAAGTACGGCACGCTCCTCGGCGTCATCACCGCCGTCAATGGCGGCATCGCGGGCGTCGACTCCCTGGCGGGCGGCTACCTCGCCGACCACCACGGCTTCCAGTCCGTCTTCTGGGCCATGGCCGGCGTCGCCGCGATCGCCACGCTCCTCGTCGCCACGCTCACCCCCGAGTCGAAGGCCGCCGCGTCCGCCGACAACGCCGACAGCCGCATGGACTGGCCCGGAGTCACCGCCCTGGTCGTGTCGGTCGGCGCGGCCCTGATCGCCCTCAACGAGGCGGGCAAGCTCGGCGACGCGAACTGGCCGCTGGTGGTGGGCCTCCTCGTCGTCGCCGCCCTCGCCTTCGCCCTGTTCTGGCGCATCGAGGACCGCAGCAGCCACCCCCTGGTCGCCACCCGCCATCTGCGGCAGCGCTCCACCTGGGCCCTGCTGCTGACCACCGTCCTCACCATGACCGGCGTGTTCGCCGTGATGAACGGCATGATCCCCGCCTTCGCGCAGGACGCGCAGGCCGGGTTCGGCATGAGCGCCGAGCAGTCCGCCTGGTGGACCCTGACGCCGTACGCCCTCGCGGGCCTCGCCATGGGCCCCCTCGCCGGACGCCTCGCGGCCACGTACGGCTACGGGCGCATCCTGCGCCTCGGGCTCATCGGCTCCGCCGTGACGGTCGCCCTGATGCTGTTCACGCTGCACGCCGACTCGCGGCTGCTGCTGCTCGCCGCGTCGATCCTGATCGGCGTCACCTACGCGGGCGTGGGCAACATCGTCCTCAACGGGCTCGGCATCGTGCTCTCCCCGAAGGAGAACCCGGGCTTCCTGCCCGGCCTGAACGCGGGCGCCTTCAACCTCGGCGCGGGCCTCAGCTTCGCCGTCCTGTACGCCGTGCAGACCGCCGCGGAACCGGCCGACAAGACGTCACCCGCCGGCTACACGGCAGGCATGATCGCCGGTGTCGCCCTCATCGCGGCGGCCTTCGCGACGTCCTTCCTCATCCCCAAGCCGGTGGCGGCGGAAGCCACGGAGTGA
- a CDS encoding nucleoside hydrolase, whose protein sequence is MPRKIILDCDPGHDDAIAMLLAHGNPDVDLVAVTTVVGNQTLEKVTRNALSVARIANITGVPFAAGCPRPLVRDVETAPDIHGESGIDGPVMPEPTLALDERHAVDLIIDTVMAHEPGEITLVPTAGLTNIALAARKEPRIVERVREVVLMGGGYHTGNWSPVAEFNIKIDPEAAHIVFNESWPVTMVGLDLTHQALATPEVIERIGKVGTKPALFVNELLDFFGAMYLEAQGFDAPPVHDPCAVAYVIDPSVMTVRKAPVDIELTGTLTLGMTVTDFRAPAPDDCTTQVAVDLDHTRFWDLIVDALERIGDVSA, encoded by the coding sequence ATGCCCCGAAAGATCATCCTGGACTGCGACCCCGGACACGACGACGCGATCGCCATGCTCCTGGCGCACGGAAACCCGGATGTCGACCTGGTAGCCGTCACCACCGTGGTGGGCAACCAGACCCTGGAGAAGGTCACCCGCAACGCCCTTTCGGTGGCCCGCATCGCGAACATCACCGGCGTCCCCTTCGCCGCGGGCTGCCCCCGCCCCCTCGTGCGCGACGTGGAGACCGCCCCCGACATCCACGGCGAGAGCGGCATCGACGGCCCGGTCATGCCCGAGCCGACGCTGGCCCTCGACGAGCGCCACGCCGTCGACCTCATCATCGACACGGTCATGGCCCACGAGCCCGGCGAGATCACCCTCGTCCCGACCGCCGGCCTCACCAACATCGCCCTGGCCGCCCGCAAGGAGCCCCGCATCGTCGAGCGCGTCCGCGAGGTCGTTCTCATGGGCGGCGGCTACCACACGGGCAACTGGAGCCCCGTCGCCGAGTTCAACATCAAGATCGACCCCGAGGCCGCGCACATCGTCTTCAACGAGAGCTGGCCCGTCACCATGGTCGGCCTCGACCTGACCCACCAGGCCCTCGCCACCCCCGAGGTCATCGAGCGCATCGGCAAGGTCGGCACCAAGCCCGCCCTCTTCGTCAACGAGCTCCTCGACTTCTTCGGCGCCATGTACCTGGAGGCCCAGGGCTTCGACGCCCCGCCCGTCCACGACCCGTGCGCCGTCGCCTACGTCATCGACCCGAGTGTCATGACCGTGCGTAAGGCTCCCGTCGACATCGAGCTCACCGGAACCCTCACCCTCGGCATGACCGTGACGGACTTCCGCGCCCCCGCCCCGGACGACTGCACCACCCAGGTCGCCGTCGACCTGGACCACACGCGCTTCTGGGACCTGATCGTCGACGCCCTCGAGCGGATCGGTGACGTCAGCGCATGA